ATTTGTGAAGTTACAGATCTTGACAGTTTAGCTTGGTCCAGAATTCTGAAATGTTGTCTCAGCCTGGTATTTCACTTATCCTACCTTTCCTATTCCTCTTGTAGGTGAAGGTGCAGGTGAAACTGGAACGAAGTCTATTCTCTTCGGGGAAAAAGACTTCTCAGACTTGTCCAAGTCATTGTCGCTCTGTGAATGCAAAGTTTCAGACTTAACACTGGCACAGGACATTACCCTGAAATCCAAGGCACAACCTTCTAATGGAAAGTCATTGGGTCAAATACACAAAGTAGCTAAAGCAGATGGGCTTAAATTCTTCTTAAAGTATTTTCACAGTTAATTCCTCTCTTTCCCTTAAATTTGTCATTTGAGTGtaaaagtgaaattaaataGGAAACATCTATAAAAAGATTACCAGGCTCAAGCTTTCCTCCCATGACTGGCTTATCTGCATTGCTGTCTGCACTTCCCTAGaatacaaaaaaccccatcagtAGCTACAAAGAGGATAACTCTGGCTATTTTATCACGTTTTTTCAGTAACACTCACCTTTCATGTGCTGCTTCTCTGTTCATTAAAtccactccttcctcctgcaaGAGATAAATGTCATAAGTTTTCCCATAACATTTGATTCATCACAGATATTTGAAATAACACTTGTGATTCCATTATTTGCCATTAGGATTGAAATATGAACAGCAGAACCACTACACAAAAAGACAGGACAGCCACCAGTCCAGCTCACTGCTTCTCTTAGATGAAATACTTCTAAAATGCAAGATAGCTTAAACACAACAATAAGCCTTGTAAGGCCACTTCCTTGTTGAAATTAAGTCTTAAGAAATATTCAGTTTTCTTTGGTACTTGAAATACACAATAGGAAAGAAACCCCCACTGTGCAAGTACTTCAGTATCATATAGTACTCTTCATTCTGTTACTGAATACACAGATAAAAACTCCACTCACCCTTCTGATCTGATGAAGTCGGCTGCTAGGAATACGAATAGGAGATGATGacaaaaactagaaaaaaaagtgacagcCACAATGATTAAATCACACACAACTGCTTGCATGCACACTATTTACCATCAACTTCATTCTTAGGGAGTTCAAAATGAGCTGCACAACTACATGTGGATGACTCAATGTTGCAAAAAAGCGAACACTGACCTTCAAGAGAAAAGACTTGTTTTACCACTCACAAATTCCTTTTATCACTCAGCAAGTGGCATGGATCTGACTTGCAGGCAGATACTGCTCAGCATCTCCAGTGCACAAATAGCTACAGATGCCATTTAGACAAGAGAGATACTACAAATGAAACTGTGATTGTTACACAATTCCCCACTGCCCAGGATATGACAAACTCCTGTAGGACACCTTACTCAACCTGCTGGCTATTGTAAAGGAGAAATCTCAGTGCTTCAAAACAGTCTTGAACAACACTCCCTAAAGCTTAACTTCTGCAACTTTTCAATTGTATGCAATTTTATGCATCTAATCCCTCTGGAACTCCAACATCATATATAAATGGGCCAACAGTTCCCACTCAGGATGGCCATGTGTCCAGTGTCATACCTACTGACAAGCTCCAAAATTATGGATTCTTAAGAAGTCTCACAAAAGAAGACTTTGAATTAAAAATCCCTATCACCTTTCCTGAACAGAAGACACAGAGGAAACTTATGTCAAGACTTTAGGGCTTTGAGAAAAGCAATATTTAATCTTCACTATCCTCAAACACGACAGAAAAATTTCAGTGGAAGGAGCACGTAAATCCCTCACCTGACACAAGGACAGggtagaaaaaaagaaatggaacatTTTTGAAAAGTTAAGCAACTGCAGTAGTGTACACTACTAGACTTATAACAGAGAGCaacaaataaatttcttttctttcagtgatTTTCTGAGGTCGAGTGTTCTGCCTTTGCAAAAAAAGAGCAGTATGTCAAACCCGTCAACAAAGAACTGTGACACTGTCTATTTTCAGAACACACTAAAACACCCTTTCAAGACTTTTAATTCTGACAACATTTTACTCTTCTAACACAGACTTAAATTAACTTTAAAACTAGACTTAATATGGGGAGTCACATAAAACATCAACTGCTCTTGTCTTCTTGGGGACAGTCAACACACCAGTATTATTTCACTATACATTGCAGAGGTGAAAAATTGCTTATTCTGCAACTTGGAAGCTTGCTAGGATACTTAGTGCAAATACAAATCAAGTTTAACTTCATTTCTCTACTCCAATTATTCCTTGTTGTGTGTAAACATGACATGCTTAAGATTCCTCACCATTCCATGACGGCTCATAACTGTTGTGCTGTTCCTGCGAGTCCGCAACACGTAAGGCTGAAACACCTGGGAGTTGTCACTGCAGGGGGAGAAAACAAAAGTTTTGCGAACAGCTTTTTTGGGTGCGCTTTACTTAAAGCCCCACAGTGCTGTGACACGCGCTGCAGCCTCCAGAGCGCTGAAAACACCATTTTATTTGAACGGGAGCACTGCTGTCGCTGGGAGCGCGGCGAGCACCTTCCGTGAGCCGCGGGGGGACAAGGGGGCActggcggccccggccccgcgggacAAGGGACACGATCCACGGGCCGCTGAGGgagagccgggccgggcccaggcCCCCGGCGAGGCCGGCGGGCAGCGGTGACCCCGGGGCTCGATGAGCCGAGGCCCCGGACCCCTCACCTGAGCCCGTGGATGAGCGGGGCGCTGTTCGACCGCCTCAGGCCGCCGCCGTcgcccggggccgcggcgctCCCCGGCGGCAGCTCCAGGTCCAGCTCCATCTTCTCCTGAGCCatcgcggcggcggcggctccggctccTCCGCCCCGCCGCGGCGCCCATTCACTGCTGGCGGCCGCcgcggctcctcgggccgccgctgccccggcccTACAGGCCCCGCGGGCGGCGCCGCGGGCTCAGCCCGGGGGCGCGCCGAGCCCGGCAGGGGGGGCGGCCGCAGCAGTGCCGCATCCCGGGGGCGGCCCGGGGGCGGCCAATTCCTCCAGCGGCTGCAGCCGGTGCCGCTGCCCGCGGTGGCGGTGGGAGCGCTCCCGGTGCTTCCCTCGGTATCGACCGcgctccgcgcccgccgccgccgcgcactACGCATGCGCGGAGATCGGGGCGCAAGCAGCGCCGCCCGCCTCGCAAGGCGCATGCGTGGTGGCTCCGCACCCCGGCACTGCTTCGGCGGCGGGAGAGCTCCCGACAGCCCCCGGGGCAGGTGCGTGCGCTgattggctgtgggaggagCGTGTGTGGGTTTGAAACGCCGCAACGGTCGCTAGGACGCGCGCGCCGCGGGGGCGTGGCCGGGCCGTGACCTGGAGGACAATCCGGGTTCGAGTCCTACCCCGGCCACAAATCCCGCTCCTTTTTCCCGTCTCAGTggggaagaggttttacagccTTCTTCGAGATTAGGCCCCGTCCGACCTGAGTCCAGCAGGCTTTCCCAGTGTTCTCCCCAGCGTTCCCTAGCTGCTGAAGCACATACCAGGGCTCTGATTGTAATGAGAGTGGGCTCAGCATTCAGAAATCTGGTGTGAAACTCATTATGAGACGTGATCCTAGTTCTTGGTAGTGTTCAGGTTTGGACTGACTTGGGCAAACCCATTCTAAGTGATCAAATTTGTGCTTACTTTACAGTATTTTTCTGCAATAACTGTTGTACGTATTTGTCTCTCACATGCAGGTGGCTTCAGGGTCTTTCCCAGCACCAAATTTTAAAAGGACTTCATTTCTCCTGGGATAAAACAGTTCTTTTGGCAGAGTGCTAGGTGCTGAA
This sequence is a window from Haemorhous mexicanus isolate bHaeMex1 chromosome 14, bHaeMex1.pri, whole genome shotgun sequence. Protein-coding genes within it:
- the PABIR2 gene encoding PABIR family member 2 isoform X2 — encoded protein: MAQEKMELDLELPPGSAAAPGDGGGLRRSNSAPLIHGLSDNSQVFQPYVLRTRRNSTTVMSRHGMFLSSSPIRIPSSRLHQIRREEGVDLMNREAAHEREVQTAMQISQSWEESLSLSDNDLDKSEKSFSPKRIDFVPVSPAPSPTRGIGKQCFSPSLQMFVSSNGLPPSPIPSPTRRFCKRSQSPINCIRPSVLGPIKRKGEMETESQPKRLFQGTTNMLSPDVTHLTDLSSCLSSDILDGSSSSVGSSSDSLTKGSITTESPVTCSNSCSSFILMDDFSPK
- the PABIR2 gene encoding PABIR family member 2 isoform X1, producing the protein MAQEKMELDLELPPGSAAAPGDGGGLRRSNSAPLIHGLSDNSQVFQPYVLRTRRNSTTVMSRHGMFLSSSPIRIPSSRLHQIRREEGVDLMNREAAHEREVQTAMQISQSWEESLSLSDNDLDKSEKSFSPKRIDFVPVSPAPSPTRGIGKQCFSPSLQMFVSSNGLPPSPIPSPTRRFCNRRSQSPINCIRPSVLGPIKRKGEMETESQPKRLFQGTTNMLSPDVTHLTDLSSCLSSDILDGSSSSVGSSSDSLTKGSITTESPVTCSNSCSSFILMDDFSPK